Genomic segment of Orenia marismortui DSM 5156:
ATATTTTAGCAGTAGACTGACTGGCATCTTCAGATAAATTTCTAATCTCATTGGCTACAACATCAAAACCTCTACCACTTTCACCTGCCCTAGCTGCTTCTATAGAAGCATTTAAAGATAATAGATTGGTCTGTTCTGTTATCTCCTTCATTAACTCTACTACATTCTCTATCTCTTCTAATCTTTTGTGTAAGAGATCTATTTTTTTATTTGAAGATTCTACTTTTTCTTTTATAACATCTGTCTCAACAATCACTTCATTAATGGTCTCTCTACCTTCATCACTAATAGCACTTACTTCTTCTGAAGCAGAACTTACTGTAGCAAAATTATTATATAGACCTTCCAACCTGCTACTCATACTATTAATAGTCTCAACAACATCTTGAATAGTAGCATTAGACTCTTCTGCTGATGATGCTAATTCTTCACTATTAGAACTTAAAAAGTCTATAACTTCTATAAGTTCCTTGATTAATTCACTCAAATTAATTATTGTATTATTAAAAGAATCTGCCAAATCACCAAATTCATCTTCAGATTGCTTTTCAATTCTGATCTCCAAGTTTCCTTCACTTAATTTCTTCATCTTATCCTTTAAATTATTTATATTCCCTATTATTCTTCCACTTACTAAGCTGGAAACAAAGATTGCTAACAAAATACCCAAAAATATTATTGTCAAATCAAAGTAGAGTTGCCTTTTTAATTTATCTTTAATTATATTTTTATTTGAAACCACCTGTAAGATAACATCATTATTTATACTAGCTAATTTAATCATATTATAAGTATATTTCTTCAAAACTCCATTCTGATTTTCTTCTTCAATTACTAACTTTGAATCTGACTCTAATTTATTATTAATCATATCTCTATGACCTTTAGGAAGATTATAATCAACCTCACCTAAACTTCTTAAATCTGCTTTATCAAAAATTCTAACCTTATCAATTATCTCTCCCTTTTGGATATCCTTTATTATACTTTTAAAGTTAGAATCTTTAATAATATCATTGAAATCTTCAGCATACCATGCAATTTCTAAGATATAATCACTATTAGCAATAGGTTGATAGCTAAACTTCTTCAATCGATTTGTACCTACCTCTAAGCTCATCTTCTCTGTAACAAACTTCCCATCTTCTCTTACCTGCTTCAAAAAATATTTAAATTCACCACCAATAGCTTCAATTAAATTCAATCCTAAGTTTTCTTCTACCGTTGACTTAACTAAAGTGCCTTCTCTATCAATCAAATATATATCAGATACTCCATAGTTACTACTTAAATGTTCTAAATCTCCATTAGAAATATCACCATTAAGCTGTTTATACTCTTCAATTAAATTATTAGATATTTCCTCCATCTTATAGTTCATATTAGCATCTATAATCTCATAGCTTAGATCTAATAATTGTATAGACTGTTCTACTTTAGCTATAGTCTTTCTCTCAGTTGCCACATACTCCTCGATTAAATTATTTCTACTAATATAAATATCAAAAATATTAGTTATCGACAAAATAACAACAACCATCAAAACAAGCTGCAACATTAACTTATTTCTATAAGAATATTTAATATTAAATATTTTCATAATTATCAACTCCATTCTAGGTAGTGACAATAAATATAATAATTTATAAGCATTATAGGGGATCTTACTCCCTCCTATGATAAGACCCCCAATAATACTTACAAAAAAATTTATAAATGAGAAAGTTGTAAATTATCTTTACAACTTTCTCTAAAAGATTATTCTTTACTCTTTCCACAAGCCATGTATATTACAAAACTCTCTTACCTCTATAATATCTTCTTTAACCACATTAAACTCTGCTATCGGTTCTTGATCTGCTTCTAACTCGGCACGAAGAACTTTATCTTCAGTTAATACTTCAATAAATTTAATTAGATGATCTTCTACCATTGGATGCAAAGTACTTCCAACAGTAACCTTGACTCCACCATCAATTTCTTCTAATACTGGAACATGCTTTTCAGTACTGTAGTCAGCTGTCTGTGCCTCTAATTCTTCCATTTCCTCACCACAACAAACTATAGCTACTCCTCCAGATTGTAATAACTCTACTACATTACCACAATGATTACATTTATAAATATTTCTAACTTCCACAGCAATCCCTCCTAGTTATTATAATCAGATAACAGTCTAGCTTTTAGCTATAAAAGCAAACTAATAATTATTCTTCTTCAAACATATCCTTTCCTACTCCACATAATGGGCATTCCCAATCATCTGGAATATCTTCAAAAGCAGTACCTGCTTCAATTCCACTATCTGGATCCCCCTGTTCAGGATCATATACATAGCCACATACTGTACAAACATATCTTTTCATCGTTAACTCCCCCTTTTATAGATTACTTTTACTTTTCTATATCATATCATGGCTTTATATCTAGTAATTAACAAATCAATTACAAATTAATCACAACAGCATTTATTTGAACATAATTATAAATTTCTTTATACTTTTGGCTCTAAATTCAAAAGCAAGGAGGAAATCAGAAGTAACTCTAGAAAGATATCATTATGAATTCAACTAAATTTATAGCTAAAGGAGGAATAAACCTATGATTATAAAGTGGAGTGATGACCTAAATATTGGTATTGAAAAAATCGACAAACAGCATAAAGAAATTTTTACTCAAAGTAATTACTTTTTAAAAAAAATAAAAGAAGATAAAGATAATCCCACTGAGTTAAAATCAAATATAGAAGATTTATTCTATTTTTTAACTGATTATTTTATAACTCATTTCAATGATGAAGAGAGATTACAACAAAAATATAATTATCCTAGATATGAACAACACAAGAAGGTTCACAAAAATTTTATTGAAAGAATCAATCAAATAAAATATAGTTTCTGGAATGAAGATCATGATATAGATTATCTTAAACATGAAATTAAAGATGAAATATTAGTTTGGCTAAAGGATCATATCATTAAAGAAGATAGATTAATTAGCGAGTATATTAAGGAACAGTAAAATATATATTTATTAAAAATCTAATTTCAAATCTATCACATATAAAAAACACCAGCAATCTAATAGATTGCTGGTGTTTTTTATATTTTTAAAGAGTCCTTGATAAAATCATAATTATCATCATCTTTTATTAAATAAGATATAACAGATATTTCAGCTTCAATCCTTTCACTACTACTAAGCTTAATATCTGTGTTATTAACTAAAAACTCAACTTTATTAGCTATCACCTCTAAATCACCTTGATAAATATCATCTATTAAGATTATAAATCTACCCTCTGTATAATGGATAGAAGTATCAATAAAAGCTAAATTATTTTTTAATGTATTTGCTATTGCTTTCAATAGCTCATTACTTAATATCGAACTATAATTTGCGACTATATTAAATAAATTTATTACTTCTATAACTATAATACCTGCAGAAATACCAAATTCATTTACTAGCTCAACCTTCTTATTGATCTCTTCTTTTAAAAGATTCTTCTTCCGTTCAATAATATTATAATAATCCTTTTCTTCAGTATTATCTAGTTTAGAACCACTATCATATCTAAAGATCTCTACTGCTCCAATAATCTCTTCCTCTTCATCTCTAAGAGGTAACATTCTTAATAAGATCGGAATTCTATATCCATCTTTATGGCGCAAATAAACACTCTTTTCTAACTTCTTTCCCTCTTTTATTGTAGCTAATAATGGACAATAATCTTTACATAACTTGAGTCCATCCTCATCTATATATTCTAACATATCAGTAAAACAATGTTTATTTAATACTTGTTTAGACTTATAACCGGTAATTTCCTCTGCTGATCTATTCCAATGAGTTATTCTTCTATTATTATCTATGACAGCAATCCCATCAAATAGATCATCACTAATTAATTCAAAGTAATTATTCATTATCTTCACCTCCACTTTCATTCATTAAATCTACAAATATATTCACAATTTTTGGATCAAATAAAACACCAGAAAGATCTTTAATTTCCTCTATAGCTTCTTCTTTGGAAAGTGAACCTTCATAATAATATTTTGAATTAATGGTATGATAACTTCTATGAGTAATTGCATCATAAATATCTATTAAATGCATGATACGAGCTAATAATGGAATATCCTCTTCTTTTAATCCCTCTGGATAGCCTTCTCCATTCCAGTCTTCATGATGATAAAGTATTTCATTAGCAATAACCCTTAATTCTGGAAAGCTCTTAGCAATATTGTAACCCACTTCACTATGCTTCTTTAAATTTTCAAATTCATCTTTATCAAATAATCCTTCTTTTTTAAATACATCTTTAGAAAGGGCAAGTTTACCTATATCATGATATTTAGCCAATAAAATTAATCTCTCTATCTCTCTGTCAGATAGCTCTAATTTCTGTCCAATCTTTTCAGATAATTCTATTAATCGAAAAGTATGGCCTATACCTTCATAATTAGATGACTGTAGTTTATCTGTTAAAGATTTTAATAATGGGTTATCTTGACTATCCTTTTTATCCTTCTTATCTTCATACATCATCTTTTCAGCTTTATTAAAGGTATCCTCTATCTTCTGCCTTTCATCTGTTTTACTAGCAACTCCCAAGGCAATTTGAGGAGGTAAAGGTTCAAAATTAGAATTTTTAAATTTATCTTCAATTCTTTTAATAACCTTTTTGGCCTCTTTATTAGCAGTTCTAGGCAGAATGATACCAAACTCATCTCCACCCCAACGAGCTATAATATCCTCTTTTCTTGTAGCATCTTCTAATATATTCGAAATTTCTTTTAATAAATTATCCCCTGCTTCATGGCCAAAGACATCATTTGTTAACTTAAGTCCATTGGCATCTCCTATAATTATACTCAATGGCAATTGACGCCGAGTATCCAATCGATGCAATTCCTCCTCAAAAAACTTACGATT
This window contains:
- a CDS encoding methyl-accepting chemotaxis protein, with protein sequence MKIFNIKYSYRNKLMLQLVLMVVVILSITNIFDIYISRNNLIEEYVATERKTIAKVEQSIQLLDLSYEIIDANMNYKMEEISNNLIEEYKQLNGDISNGDLEHLSSNYGVSDIYLIDREGTLVKSTVEENLGLNLIEAIGGEFKYFLKQVREDGKFVTEKMSLEVGTNRLKKFSYQPIANSDYILEIAWYAEDFNDIIKDSNFKSIIKDIQKGEIIDKVRIFDKADLRSLGEVDYNLPKGHRDMINNKLESDSKLVIEEENQNGVLKKYTYNMIKLASINNDVILQVVSNKNIIKDKLKRQLYFDLTIIFLGILLAIFVSSLVSGRIIGNINNLKDKMKKLSEGNLEIRIEKQSEDEFGDLADSFNNTIINLSELIKELIEVIDFLSSNSEELASSAEESNATIQDVVETINSMSSRLEGLYNNFATVSSASEEVSAISDEGRETINEVIVETDVIKEKVESSNKKIDLLHKRLEEIENVVELMKEITEQTNLLSLNASIEAARAGESGRGFDVVANEIRNLSEDASQSTAKISKLIEDIKLTSDQAIESSKDANQAVNKGKEIIDQAGELFEQINQAITDTNNDFQNVNISMKKLNDENSEIKVITKDIIQAIDEITESAEELSEVANKVKNLVHEFEVD
- a CDS encoding desulfoferrodoxin yields the protein MEVRNIYKCNHCGNVVELLQSGGVAIVCCGEEMEELEAQTADYSTEKHVPVLEEIDGGVKVTVGSTLHPMVEDHLIKFIEVLTEDKVLRAELEADQEPIAEFNVVKEDIIEVREFCNIHGLWKE
- the rd gene encoding rubredoxin; the encoded protein is MKRYVCTVCGYVYDPEQGDPDSGIEAGTAFEDIPDDWECPLCGVGKDMFEEE
- a CDS encoding bacteriohemerythrin — translated: MIIKWSDDLNIGIEKIDKQHKEIFTQSNYFLKKIKEDKDNPTELKSNIEDLFYFLTDYFITHFNDEERLQQKYNYPRYEQHKKVHKNFIERINQIKYSFWNEDHDIDYLKHEIKDEILVWLKDHIIKEDRLISEYIKEQ
- a CDS encoding PAS domain-containing protein, coding for MNNYFELISDDLFDGIAVIDNNRRITHWNRSAEEITGYKSKQVLNKHCFTDMLEYIDEDGLKLCKDYCPLLATIKEGKKLEKSVYLRHKDGYRIPILLRMLPLRDEEEEIIGAVEIFRYDSGSKLDNTEEKDYYNIIERKKNLLKEEINKKVELVNEFGISAGIIVIEVINLFNIVANYSSILSNELLKAIANTLKNNLAFIDTSIHYTEGRFIILIDDIYQGDLEVIANKVEFLVNNTDIKLSSSERIEAEISVISYLIKDDDNYDFIKDSLKI